Sequence from the Bacillus sp. es.036 genome:
AAACCAAGCCAAAAAATAAGAACACTTAACAACCCAATACAAACCGCTACGGCTTCTTCTGCTCCTGTAAAAATGGCTTTATTAACTTCTTCCATCGTTCCATTAATAAGGGCATAAAGGATGCCAATCAGGAATAAGCCGGCCCAGATGAGATTAACCATTGAGATCACGACCTGTATCGAATGAAAAAAGCTCTTTTAGAAAACCCCAGAATCCTTTGTTTTCTTCCTTATCTCCCTCGTACATAATCGGTGCTTTGATAATTGTTTCACCATTTAATTTCACATAATACATACCGACTGGCTCAGACGATCCAAGTTCATCCCATTTATTTTTATCCGGTGGATCTACGAGTTGGATGGTTGATTCAACCTGATTCCTCTCATCTTCTGCTAACGGATAAGAAAGATCTCTACTTAACGTAACGTTATCCTTGTATGGTTCTTTCTTCACGTCCTTTAGCTTACCTTTAGGCTCAAGAAGGGTTAGTTCATAGTTCGCATATCCCCAATTAAACATGGAAATGTGATCATTCCAATCGTCTGGAGCGTCTAACGTTACAGCAATAAGCGTCATGTCATCTCGCTCTGCAGTTGAAACGAGCGTTCTTTTTGCTCGTTTTGTGTAACCAGTTTTTCCACCCGTGGAATCCGAATATAAACTTGTTAAAAGCTTATTCTTATTACGCCATACATAATCCCACTCTTCCATTTCGTTGGGAGCCTTATGTACTTTTGTTCCTGAAATAATTCCATACGTCTCGTTATTCATGGCATACTGAGTTAGCAAGGCCATATCATAGGCTGTTGAAAGATGGTTTTCATGATCATCCAAACCATGCGGATTCATAAATATCGTCTTCGACATCCCGATCTCTTCTGCCTTTTGATTCATTAACGTTACAAAACCTTCTAAACTGCCACCAACCTCCTCAGCTATCGCGACCGCGGCATCGTTTCCCGAGCGCAACATTAAACCGTACACTAAGTTTTCAAGCGTTATTTTTTCTCCTTCTTTTAAGTATAAAGAGGAGCCTTCCGTCCCAGCAGCATTATGGCTCACTGTTACTTTCTCATTCATTTTGCCTGATTCAATCGCAAGAACTGCAGTCATAATTTTTGTGATGCTAGCTATTCTTCGTTGGGAATACGCGTCTTTTTCATAAAGGACCCTTCCTGTTTCTTGTTCAATTAGTATCGCGCTTCTTGCTGAAACGCCAATCCCATTCGCAAAAGCCTCTCCTGGAATCATTAGAAACAGCAGAGCTGCAATTAATATTAAGACGCCAATTTTTGTCTTCAACGAGTTCATCATGACATCCACGTCCCTTAGGCTCTATATTTGTACAAGTCTATGAGCATGAATCGTGGGATATGTCTATCAATCCTCGTTTACGTTTGAAAATACAACTCGATAATCTGTGACATCTTTTAACGCCTTTTCTTCAATTGGAATGCGGACTTTCAATAACAAAATCCCGTTTAAAAGTGTAAACACAATCGCAGTAATATAAGAGGAAAAAATAAGTGGGAGTGAAATGATTTCGAGGGCCACAATCATATAATTTGGATGTTTTATATAACGGTAGGGTCCTTTTTTGACAACGTTAGCATCTGGCAGAACAATAATTTTCGTGTTCCAAAACCGTCCAAGGCTTTTGATTGTCCAAAAACGAAGAAATTGTGCCAGAACAAATATCCCTAACATGATTGTCCAAATGATCGACAATGAAAAGCCACGTAATATGGTTTCAATGCCGACAGCAAGAAGAAAACTGATATGCAGCATCACGATATACTTATAGTGGTTCTGGCCTATTTCTTTTGCTCCTCGCTCCTTCATCCACCTCTCATTACTCTTCGCAAGCATTAATTCACCTAAACGCTGAATAACTAGAATACTAAAAATCCCCGCAAACAGAAGACTCATTTATGCCCCTCCTTTTTCCCATTTTAATAACAATAGCTCTGAACAAAACCCGGGTCCAAGTGCAGCCATAAGTCCAATATCTTCTTCCTTACAACCGTTTTGTAGAATTTGATCCAATACGTATACAACCGTTACAGAACTCATATTGCCATAATTTCTTAATACATCTCGCGAAACAGATGTCATGTCACGACTGAACCCAAGTGCTTCCTCGTAAGCTGTCAACACTTTTGTCCCCCCAGGATGAGCAATAAAATAATTAATTTCTTCGGTAGTTTTCTTCTCTGAGCTAAGAAATTGTAAAACATTTGGTTCAAGCCAACTTGCAACAATTGATGGAATCGATTTCGAAAAAACAACATGCAAGCCTTCATTGCTTACTTCCCAGCCCATTACGTCTTCCGAATTCTTCATTAGTGTTGAGCGTGTCGCTACTACTTTTGGCAGACTGCTCATGTTGGACCGTTTCTTAATTGGTGACTTTTCTCCAATCATTAAAACGGAAGAGGTTCCGTCTGCAAACAATGCCGTACCTATAAGATTACTTTTGGAATAATCCCCGTGCTGAAAAGTTAAGCTACACAACTCTACATTTATGACAAGAACAGTCTGCTCCGGGTGAGCAAGACAGTAATCACTAGCTCTTGCTATGCCTGCAGCTCCTCCCGCACAACCAAGACCCCAAATCGGAATACGTTTTGTATGAAGGGAAAATGGAAGAACATTCATAAGTCTTGCCTCTATACTTGGAGTTGAAATTCCCGTTGTTGATACAAAAAAGATCGCATCTACATCTTCACAACTCACAGCTTCTTTTAGATAAACGGGATTCTGAAGACAATCCTCTACTGCTTTTTTTGCATATTCGACAGCAAGCGTAATGTATTTTTCGTTTTTTTCTTCGAAGGTTGGTCCGCTACTGTACCACTCTAGCGGCATCGCAAAATATCTTGTATCAATTTCTGCACTTTGAAAAACAGGAAGCAGGCGTTCAATGTCTTTAAAATGTTGACCAAACTGTTTTTTTGCAAATGAGGCAGCTTCCGTTTGTTCGAGGCAATGAGGGGGTAAACATTTCCCGATTGATAGGATCATTGGCTTTTACTCCTTTTACCTTTTCAACTAGTTTCCGAAATCCTCCTGCTTTTTATACAAGAAGTTCTAGCGGAGCGGGATTAGTTCTCTTGTATCATTGCTTATCAAAACGAAAAAAGATGTCTCAATCTCGAGACATCTTTTCATTATTAAAAGTCGTAGACTTATTTTTCTTAATTTCAGCTAAACTCGCGTAAAGTTGCGATAAATCCGACTTATCCAGCAGGCGAAAAAACTCTTCTTCAGTATTGATATAGAGACGTTTTCTCCCTGGATAAAACGAAAGGAAATTTAGAGCAACAGCCTCCTGTAAGGGTAGATCATAACCCCATATCCCTTTAGCCTTTGCCGTTTCTCCAAAAATAGCAGGATACAAGACATGGAATCTTTTTTCATTTCCATCCTGAACATAGGTTACGGTAGAGCGAACAAATGAATCCTCAGGAGAATTGGAACGCTCTTTCTTTAGGTGTTCATAGGTGACATCAACGACTTTCATCGATTATCCTCCTTCACCAATTACGCAAGTTTATTCTGGAATTTCCTGAAACTTCTCAAAAAACAGGTCTGCTTCTTCCTCTTCCTTATCTTCGCTACCATCTGGAAGTGGCGGGAGATCTTTAATTGAGCTTAATCCAAAATGAAAAAGAAACTCTCGTGTTGTTCCATAAAGAATCGCTCTGCCGGCTTTTTCCGCTCGCCCTGCTTCTTTAATGAGTAATTTACTCATCAAAGTTTGAAGAGGCTTATCCGTTTTTACGCCTCGAATCTCTTCAATTTCAACCCTCGTAATCGGTTGTTTATAAGCGATGATTGCAAGCGTTTCAAGAGCAGCTTGCGAAAGCGTATGATTACCAGGTGTGTCGACCAGCTTCTCGATATAAGACGCGTTTTTAGCATTTGTCGTTAGCTGATAGCCCCCACCGATGAAGCTAATCTTAAAACCACGATCTTTATCATCATATTCTTGTTGCAGGTCTTTTAGTGCATCTAGAAGGGTGTCCTCTTCCAATGAAGTAGTTTCACAAAGAGATTTGACAGTAATCCCTTCGTCACCTACTACAAATAGAAGACTTTCAATGATGCTCTTTATTTCTTCATTCGTCACACTGATGCCTTCCCTTCTCGTTCAAAAATCATGATTTCACCAAAGTTTTGATCTTGTTCACATGCTACATCTCTCGTTTTCATTAGTTCAAGAACAGCGAGAAACGTTACAATCATATGGCCGCGATCCGCTTCACTAAAGAGCTCACTAAAGCGTCTCTTAGCGCCTCCTTGCAACTGATGACGGATATCATTCATCCGATCTTCAATTGGAATTTCTTCACTCTGAACTGTGGTCCGCTTTGGTTTTTTATCCTTTACTCGCCTCGTCATCTTTTGAAATGCTGCAAGCATATCGTATAAAGTAACATCCCCAATTGATGTTTGATCGTCTTCTTGGGTGTATTCACTTATATCAGCAGGTGGTCGTGCATAGAGCAAACTTCGACTAGACTCTTTTTTCTTCAGATCATTTGCTGCTTCTTTAAACCTTCTGTATTCAACAAGACGTTGAACAAGTTCATCACGAGGGTCATCCTCAAAGTCCGGGTCCTGTTCCAATATTGCTTCTTCTTTTTGCGGAAGAAGCATTTTGCTTTTAATCGCAAGTAACGTTGCTGCCATGACAAGATATTCACTCGCTATATCAAGTTCTAACTCTTGCATGGTGTGTACAAATGTTAAATATTGATCCGTAATTTGCGAGACCGGTATGTCATAAATGTCAACTTCGTACTTATTTATAAGGTGCAGTAGTAAATCCAGCGGACCTTCAAATGCATCTACTTTTACATTATATTGCATCATTTTCCATCTTCCTTTATTCATGTCCATCGAGTATACCGATTATATCATATTTCAACTATACAACAGATGACGGATCTCTTTAAATGTGATTGATAAAGCGATGCACTTTCGATGCCTCACGCTCATGTGCTACACTACAAAAGAAACGGAGGAATCAGTATGTATCCAGAAGCTTATATTGAATATCTGGCTCATTTCCACGGTCTTCGTGACTATTTTGAGTGTCATGAGATTCTTGAAGAACATTGGAAGGAAGATCCTCGAGAAAGTCGTAAGCTTCATTGGGTAGGCCTTATCCAAATTGCTGTTGGACTCTACCATCATCGACGTGGTAACTTCACTGGTGCCAAAAGAATGATTACGAATGCGAAGCGCATTGTATTAAATGAAAGAGAAGAACTTAAGAGTTTAGCTATCAATGTTGATGAGCTTTCTGAAAATCTCGCTTCCGAACTTCAACGAATCAACGAAGCTTTGCCATATAACAGCTTTGAAATTCCGCTTACAAATAATGCTCTTATCACCATGTGTCAAAATAGATGTCTTGAACTCGGTTGTATTTATGGCAGCAAAAGTGATCTTGCTAACATTGAACTGATTGATCGTCACACAAGAAGAGATCGATCAGATATTATCCAAGAAAGAAAGCAACAACAACAATTAAAACAGCAGAAAAGGAACGGCTAAGCCGTTCCTTTTCTGCTTATAATCAATCGTTTACTTCATATTCTCTTCTAGGTGACACCGTTCGAAAAAAGTTCCTGTATATTCATTTCCTTTAATACATATTTCATCACTGAGCATCTCACGGAGTGCTTCGACCATTTGTTTGCCAATCCCTTGATGACGATGAGAAGGATTTACGCTAATGTCTTTTAATTCGACTTCGTTCTCGCTAACCCACTCAATTCCAAGCAATCCAATGATATCTTCTTCTTTCCAAAGAAAAAGCTGCAGTGAATCCATTTCTTCATAGTCTTTGATTGATTGTTGCAGTTTTTTAATATCTTTTTCATTTGGCATAAAACTCAATAATCCCATGGCTATTTTCTCATGAGCTTTTTTATAACGAATTAGCATGATTATCCCTCATTAAAGTAATTCTTGGCTCTCCGTTTTGTAACATATTCGAACTTAGATGGGAATGTTCTTCTCATCTAACGAAAGAGCGCAGTGAGCATGATCATTTCCATCACGCACAAACGAATCCACTAATATTCTTGATGACTTCCGAGTATTCCACAAGTTTTATCTACCCTTCTCCGCATACCATACTCATCATAGCCAAAAATGAACAGATAATCAACCTTCAAATGATTTTGATAAATTCGCCATTTCAATTGCTGCAGTTGCTGCATCCCAGCCTTTATTTCCAGCTTTTGTACCAGCCCGTTCAACAGCTTGTTCAATCGTATTTGTTGTTAATACGCCAAAAATAACTGGAACGCCAGTCTGCATTGTTAAATTCGCTACGCCTTTAGACACTTCTCCACATACATAATCAAAATGAGGTGTTGCTCCACGAATAACGGTTCCAAGGG
This genomic interval carries:
- the ribH gene encoding 6,7-dimethyl-8-ribityllumazine synthase, with amino-acid sequence MGQTFEGNLVGSGLKVGIVVGRFNEFITSKLLGGAEDALKRHGLSEDNIDVAWVPGAFEIPFAAKKMVDLGKYDAIITLGTVIRGATPHFDYVCGEVSKGVANLTMQTGVPVIFGVLTTNTIEQAVERAGTKAGNKGWDAATAAIEMANLSKSFEG
- the scpB gene encoding SMC-Scp complex subunit ScpB yields the protein MTNEEIKSIIESLLFVVGDEGITVKSLCETTSLEEDTLLDALKDLQQEYDDKDRGFKISFIGGGYQLTTNAKNASYIEKLVDTPGNHTLSQAALETLAIIAYKQPITRVEIEEIRGVKTDKPLQTLMSKLLIKEAGRAEKAGRAILYGTTREFLFHFGLSSIKDLPPLPDGSEDKEEEEADLFFEKFQEIPE
- a CDS encoding isoprenylcysteine carboxyl methyltransferase family protein, with product MSLLFAGIFSILVIQRLGELMLAKSNERWMKERGAKEIGQNHYKYIVMLHISFLLAVGIETILRGFSLSIIWTIMLGIFVLAQFLRFWTIKSLGRFWNTKIIVLPDANVVKKGPYRYIKHPNYMIVALEIISLPLIFSSYITAIVFTLLNGILLLKVRIPIEEKALKDVTDYRVVFSNVNED
- a CDS encoding segregation/condensation protein A, with translation MQYNVKVDAFEGPLDLLLHLINKYEVDIYDIPVSQITDQYLTFVHTMQELELDIASEYLVMAATLLAIKSKMLLPQKEEAILEQDPDFEDDPRDELVQRLVEYRRFKEAANDLKKKESSRSLLYARPPADISEYTQEDDQTSIGDVTLYDMLAAFQKMTRRVKDKKPKRTTVQSEEIPIEDRMNDIRHQLQGGAKRRFSELFSEADRGHMIVTFLAVLELMKTRDVACEQDQNFGEIMIFEREGKASV
- a CDS encoding GNAT family N-acetyltransferase — encoded protein: MLIRYKKAHEKIAMGLLSFMPNEKDIKKLQQSIKDYEEMDSLQLFLWKEEDIIGLLGIEWVSENEVELKDISVNPSHRHQGIGKQMVEALREMLSDEICIKGNEYTGTFFERCHLEENMK
- a CDS encoding type III polyketide synthase; translation: MILSIGKCLPPHCLEQTEAASFAKKQFGQHFKDIERLLPVFQSAEIDTRYFAMPLEWYSSGPTFEEKNEKYITLAVEYAKKAVEDCLQNPVYLKEAVSCEDVDAIFFVSTTGISTPSIEARLMNVLPFSLHTKRIPIWGLGCAGGAAGIARASDYCLAHPEQTVLVINVELCSLTFQHGDYSKSNLIGTALFADGTSSVLMIGEKSPIKKRSNMSSLPKVVATRSTLMKNSEDVMGWEVSNEGLHVVFSKSIPSIVASWLEPNVLQFLSSEKKTTEEINYFIAHPGGTKVLTAYEEALGFSRDMTSVSRDVLRNYGNMSSVTVVYVLDQILQNGCKEEDIGLMAALGPGFCSELLLLKWEKGGA
- a CDS encoding D-alanyl-D-alanine carboxypeptidase family protein, translated to MMNSLKTKIGVLILIAALLFLMIPGEAFANGIGVSARSAILIEQETGRVLYEKDAYSQRRIASITKIMTAVLAIESGKMNEKVTVSHNAAGTEGSSLYLKEGEKITLENLVYGLMLRSGNDAAVAIAEEVGGSLEGFVTLMNQKAEEIGMSKTIFMNPHGLDDHENHLSTAYDMALLTQYAMNNETYGIISGTKVHKAPNEMEEWDYVWRNKNKLLTSLYSDSTGGKTGYTKRAKRTLVSTAERDDMTLIAVTLDAPDDWNDHISMFNWGYANYELTLLEPKGKLKDVKKEPYKDNVTLSRDLSYPLAEDERNQVESTIQLVDPPDKNKWDELGSSEPVGMYYVKLNGETIIKAPIMYEGDKEENKGFWGFLKELFSFDTGRDLNG
- a CDS encoding DUF309 domain-containing protein, producing MYPEAYIEYLAHFHGLRDYFECHEILEEHWKEDPRESRKLHWVGLIQIAVGLYHHRRGNFTGAKRMITNAKRIVLNEREELKSLAINVDELSENLASELQRINEALPYNSFEIPLTNNALITMCQNRCLELGCIYGSKSDLANIELIDRHTRRDRSDIIQERKQQQQLKQQKRNG